Proteins from one Shewanella pealeana ATCC 700345 genomic window:
- a CDS encoding LysE family translocator translates to MDISLIGIFATVAFAHFLALISPGPDFVILVKSAVKNESKKAIGVALGISIANALYIALCLIGVGSLLASSVYIMVGLKIAGGLFLIYLAIQALRAKKSDYAGLSSQVNRGAHNETTLFKEFIIGFMSAILNPKNILFYLSLFTVVLTKDVSLTFKIMLGIWMTSIVFIWDSAIVIFLSGDKVRSKFSKLAYYIDKVTGAILGLVGFTIVKAAFTKSNV, encoded by the coding sequence ATGGACATAAGCTTGATAGGAATTTTTGCTACTGTTGCCTTTGCTCATTTTTTAGCATTAATTAGCCCAGGGCCTGATTTTGTTATCCTTGTAAAGAGTGCCGTTAAAAATGAAAGCAAAAAAGCCATAGGAGTCGCACTGGGCATATCAATTGCTAATGCATTATATATAGCATTATGCTTAATTGGCGTGGGTTCATTATTAGCGAGTTCTGTATATATTATGGTAGGGCTAAAAATTGCAGGAGGGTTGTTTTTAATATATTTAGCAATTCAAGCCTTACGTGCAAAAAAAAGCGATTACGCTGGTTTGTCTTCTCAAGTAAATCGGGGGGCTCATAATGAGACCACTTTATTCAAGGAGTTTATTATTGGTTTTATGTCTGCAATTTTAAACCCAAAAAATATTCTATTTTATTTAAGCTTATTTACGGTTGTGTTAACTAAAGACGTAAGCCTTACATTTAAAATCATGCTGGGAATTTGGATGACTTCCATAGTGTTTATTTGGGATTCAGCAATTGTAATTTTTTTGTCTGGCGATAAAGTCAGGAGTAAATTTTCTAAGCTGGCTTATTACATTGATAAAGTAACAGGTGCGATTTTAGGCTTAGTCGGCTTTACAATCGTGAAGGCCGCGTTTACCAAATCAAACGTATAA
- a CDS encoding imm11 family protein gives MINQEYYVWTEDCQFGLLDAANEFTETVQNKRELLSVDEALAYKMTTQGDSEGFADVYCSPKYLLSEKLYALLRPFDLEYVQFIPANIDQKAEKFYLLKVINFISLIDEKKSKVTIKRGNIKNVDRFLLSSELANINLTDRLIFKVGHSPVTVVHKSIVDSLNTQNLQGVHFIPVTAWSAWLATK, from the coding sequence ATGATTAACCAAGAATATTACGTTTGGACTGAAGACTGTCAGTTTGGCTTACTCGATGCGGCCAATGAGTTTACAGAAACGGTTCAAAATAAAAGAGAGTTGCTGTCAGTAGATGAGGCTTTAGCGTACAAGATGACGACTCAAGGTGACAGTGAAGGGTTCGCGGATGTGTACTGCTCACCTAAGTATCTGCTGAGTGAAAAACTGTACGCTTTACTGCGTCCATTTGACTTAGAGTATGTGCAATTTATTCCTGCAAATATTGACCAGAAAGCTGAAAAATTTTACCTGTTAAAAGTCATCAATTTCATTTCACTCATTGATGAGAAAAAATCAAAAGTGACCATAAAAAGGGGCAACATAAAAAATGTTGATAGGTTTTTATTATCAAGCGAGCTGGCTAATATCAATCTAACAGATAGATTGATATTTAAAGTTGGTCATAGCCCGGTAACTGTGGTGCACAAATCAATAGTCGATTCCTTAAACACGCAGAATCTCCAAGGCGTGCATTTTATTCCTGTTACTGCTTGGAGTGCTTGGTTGGCGACCAAATAG
- a CDS encoding leucine-rich repeat domain-containing protein has product MTKYLITFSVMFSIFACSSDTTRLNQAHILTLDDVRFDKNTNTIVHYTADYKDIVIPSDFNGVPVTFIEDRAFAKNALTSITLPDSVTDIGEEAFAENALVNVTIPDSVTRIGNWAFAKNALMNVTIPHSVTHIGDWAFINNALTSVTVPNSVTYIGFRAFKNNELASVSIPNSVTYMGKESFSNNALTSITIPSSVNSIADDAFANNALVSVTIPDSVNAIGDDAFASNALTSVVIPNSVTFIGKRAFSHNALTSVTISASVSSIGSGVFSDNALTSITIPNSVTSIGFAAFSHNALTNVIIPDSVTSIGNKAFFYNALTSITIPDSVTSIGYAAFFKNALTNITIPSSVTSIGYTAFANNALTSITIPDSVTVIEDETFINNALTSVTIPSSVTSIGIAAFANNTLRSVTIPDSVNSIGDDAFGNNTLTCATIPNSVTSIGSRAFDWNVAIIRK; this is encoded by the coding sequence ATGACCAAATATTTAATTACTTTTTCAGTAATGTTTTCCATATTTGCATGTAGTAGTGATACCACTAGATTAAACCAAGCGCATATCCTTACATTGGATGATGTGAGGTTTGATAAAAATACAAATACGATAGTTCATTACACCGCTGATTATAAAGATATTGTTATCCCAAGTGATTTTAATGGTGTACCAGTAACCTTTATTGAAGATAGAGCGTTTGCTAAAAATGCCCTCACCAGTATAACTCTCCCTGACTCGGTTACGGATATAGGAGAAGAGGCCTTTGCTGAGAACGCTTTAGTCAATGTCACCATTCCTGACTCGGTTACACGCATCGGAAATTGGGCGTTTGCTAAAAATGCCTTGATGAACGTTACCATTCCTCACTCTGTTACGCATATTGGAGATTGGGCGTTTATTAATAATGCCCTAACCAGCGTCACAGTGCCTAATTCCGTTACATATATAGGATTTAGGGCATTTAAAAATAATGAGCTTGCAAGCGTTAGCATTCCTAACTCAGTTACCTATATGGGAAAGGAGTCGTTTAGTAACAATGCCCTGACAAGCATCACTATTCCAAGTTCCGTTAACTCTATCGCAGATGATGCGTTTGCTAATAATGCCCTAGTGAGCGTCACTATTCCTGATTCCGTTAACGCTATCGGAGATGATGCGTTTGCTAGCAACGCCCTGACGAGCGTCGTCATTCCTAATTCCGTTACCTTTATAGGAAAGCGTGCGTTTAGTCACAATGCCCTGACGAGCGTCACTATTTCTGCTTCCGTTAGCTCTATAGGAAGTGGCGTGTTTTCTGACAATGCACTGACGAGCATCACCATTCCCAACTCGGTTACGTCTATAGGGTTTGCCGCGTTTTCTCACAATGCTCTAACGAATGTCATCATCCCTGATTCCGTTACCTCTATTGGAAACAAGGCTTTTTTTTACAATGCACTGACGAGTATCACCATTCCTGATTCCGTTACTTCTATAGGGTATGCAGCATTTTTTAAGAATGCCCTGACGAATATCACCATTCCCAGTTCTGTGACCTCTATAGGATATACAGCGTTTGCTAACAATGCCCTGACGAGCATTACCATCCCCGATTCCGTTACCGTTATCGAAGATGAGACATTTATTAATAATGCTTTGACGAGCGTTACCATTCCAAGTTCGGTAACCTCTATAGGAATTGCAGCGTTTGCAAACAATACCCTGAGAAGCGTCACCATTCCTGATTCCGTTAACTCTATCGGAGATGATGCGTTTGGTAACAATACCCTGACGTGCGCAACCATTCCTAATTCCGTTACCTCCATCGGAAGCAGGGCGTTTGATTGGAATGTTGCAATAATAAGGAAATAA